The Candidatus Phaeomarinobacter ectocarpi genome includes a region encoding these proteins:
- a CDS encoding DUF2855 family protein, which translates to MSDQAIDFEVRKSELTATRAATGAVPEIGAGEVLIKVERFSLTANNITYAVFGDAMRYWDFFSDRSEGSEFGRIPVWGFGEIVASNADGVAVGSRVYGYFPMSNYRVAKAARISEHGFMDASGVRGELAPVYSQFMATTSDPLYAKDDEDQIMLFRPLFTTSFILDDWLAENDFFGAKTIILTSASSKTSLGLAHLLKKNRGDKVRVVGLTSPSNVAFVEGTNFYDEIVTYDKISDMDASVPTGIVDMAGNSSVRADVHNHFKDNLKVSSAVGGTHWDSVGGGQENLPGPAVELFFAPTHIERRMKEWGGPGFQERVAKAWGGFIPETKKWIEVIHSAGADKVKDVYLEVLGGKTPPNQAHILSLWD; encoded by the coding sequence ATGTCCGATCAGGCCATTGATTTTGAAGTCCGCAAGAGCGAACTCACCGCAACTCGCGCTGCAACCGGTGCTGTGCCTGAAATCGGTGCTGGTGAAGTGCTCATCAAGGTTGAGCGGTTCTCTCTGACAGCAAACAACATCACCTATGCCGTGTTCGGCGATGCCATGCGCTACTGGGATTTTTTCTCCGACCGTAGCGAAGGTTCTGAATTCGGCCGTATCCCGGTCTGGGGCTTTGGCGAAATTGTTGCCTCCAACGCTGATGGCGTGGCGGTGGGGTCGCGGGTTTATGGGTACTTCCCGATGTCCAACTACCGTGTCGCCAAGGCGGCCAGGATTTCCGAGCATGGCTTCATGGATGCCTCCGGTGTTCGCGGTGAGCTTGCGCCGGTCTACAGCCAGTTCATGGCCACCACGTCTGATCCGCTTTATGCCAAGGATGACGAAGACCAGATTATGCTGTTCCGGCCGTTGTTCACCACCAGCTTCATTCTTGATGACTGGCTGGCGGAGAATGATTTTTTCGGTGCCAAGACAATCATTCTGACCAGTGCATCGTCCAAGACCTCGCTTGGCCTTGCACATCTGTTGAAGAAGAACCGTGGCGACAAGGTCCGCGTGGTGGGGCTTACCTCGCCGTCCAATGTGGCGTTTGTCGAGGGCACAAACTTCTATGATGAGATTGTGACCTACGACAAGATTTCCGACATGGATGCCTCTGTGCCGACAGGTATTGTGGACATGGCGGGCAACTCCTCTGTGCGCGCTGATGTGCACAACCACTTCAAGGACAACCTCAAGGTGTCGTCGGCTGTTGGCGGCACCCATTGGGACAGTGTTGGCGGTGGTCAGGAGAATTTGCCCGGCCCTGCTGTGGAACTGTTCTTTGCACCCACACATATTGAGCGCCGGATGAAAGAATGGGGCGGTCCTGGTTTTCAGGAGCGCGTTGCCAAGGCATGGGGCGGTTTCATTCCTGAAACCAAAAAGTGGATCGAGGTCATTCACTCTGCTGGCGCCGACAAGGTGAAAGACGTTTATCTTGAGGTGCTTGGTGGCAAGACGCCTCCCAACCAGGCGCATATTCTGTCGCTTTGGGACTAG